A part of Chloroflexota bacterium genomic DNA contains:
- the sfsA gene encoding DNA/RNA nuclease SfsA, whose product MKFGELVPATFIKKGNRFTAGVYLESGGATTAYIPTTGRLTGALRPGCRVWLEAAENPDRKTPYTLVLSELADGGLCSVNAYMANWLFREAVELGTLEAFPYPQIEAEVPYGRSRLDFRLSDGEAVCWVEVKSVTYAEDGVGMFPDAPTGRGRKHLGELEKLAAEGHRAGAVFIAQREDACRFAPFERIDPDFAAELRRVSELGVEVFAFRCAVSTEEVVIAEEIEVTLLP is encoded by the coding sequence ATGAAATTTGGCGAGCTGGTCCCGGCGACCTTCATCAAGAAGGGCAACCGCTTCACCGCGGGTGTCTATCTTGAGAGTGGCGGCGCGACAACAGCCTATATCCCCACCACCGGAAGGCTCACCGGCGCGCTGCGGCCGGGATGCCGGGTCTGGCTGGAGGCGGCTGAGAACCCGGACCGCAAGACGCCCTACACGCTGGTGTTGAGTGAGCTGGCAGATGGGGGCTTATGTTCAGTGAACGCCTATATGGCAAACTGGCTCTTCAGGGAAGCGGTGGAACTGGGGACGCTGGAGGCATTCCCCTATCCCCAAATTGAAGCGGAAGTGCCCTATGGACGCAGCCGGCTGGACTTCAGATTGTCGGATGGAGAAGCGGTCTGCTGGGTGGAGGTCAAATCCGTGACCTATGCTGAGGATGGGGTGGGGATGTTTCCCGATGCGCCGACCGGACGCGGGCGCAAGCACCTGGGTGAGCTGGAGAAGCTGGCTGCTGAGGGCCACCGCGCCGGTGCGGTTTTCATTGCCCAGCGTGAGGATGCCTGCCGCTTCGCGCCCTTCGAACGGATTGACCCGGACTTTGCAGCAGAGCTGCGGCGGGTGAGCGAACTGGGCGTGGAAGTGTTCGCCTTCCGCTGTGCTGTGAGTACTGAGGAGGTTGTGATCGCAGAGGAGATTGAGGTTACACTTTTACCCTAA
- a CDS encoding endonuclease MutS2 yields MNTKALHTLEYLKIIDRLVDYADFSASADLARQLTPTPDLEEAKLRQAATREARHILSLDSDVSFQMAQDIRPMVGLARRDGVLEPGDLLAIRNTLIVARTIRRTLENVAADVPNLVSLVDGLPVGLGLVDLIGKTISDSGEVQDSASEKLGEIRREMKITFERMMARMQKYISDPNTAKMLQEPIITQRNGRNVLPLRAEFKGRIKAVIHDQSASGATLFIEPLAVVEWNNRYRELELAERDEVRRILAELSHSVAMYADTLNMMVTVLAVLDLAFMRARYADDLDASEPQLRALPETPKGKHPGSTIRLYKARHPLLDPKKVVPLDIDLDKETYALVITGPNTGGKTVTLKTIGLLVLMAQSGLQIPAQSGSELTVFEDVFADIGDEQSIEQSLSTFSGHVTNIVEILKSADSHSLVLLDELGAGTDPQEGSALARAVMTHLLDRSITSMIATHYPELKAYAHATEGVLNASVEFNLKTLRPTYHLVIGLPGRSNALAIAERLGLPEEIIDSARSEINPADLRAEDLLDEIHRQRDLARQSREEADEARREAEAIRNELANRLDKIEDERYGVLESARESAEKDLESLREEMETLRRQLVKARQPLEAVDEVEEVVEALEEEIAEPVVRKTPSKPVRKPKGPLRLGEKVHLRSIDQDGVVTAIGEDEVEVQIGMLRIRARLGDVIRKGEPEPETAPKPKKPKAGRVILPSTQDSPGVELDIRGQRVDEGLDALDRYIERAYLVGLPFVRIIHGKGTGRLRDAVRDALTANPHISRIESGGRTEGGDGVTVAHLKNN; encoded by the coding sequence ATGAACACAAAAGCGTTACATACCCTCGAATACTTGAAGATCATTGACCGGCTGGTGGACTATGCAGATTTTTCCGCCTCAGCCGATTTGGCGCGCCAGTTGACGCCCACCCCTGACCTGGAAGAGGCCAAGCTGCGCCAGGCCGCAACCCGCGAGGCGCGGCATATCCTCAGCCTGGATTCGGATGTTTCGTTCCAAATGGCACAGGATATCCGTCCGATGGTGGGACTGGCTCGGCGCGATGGGGTGCTGGAACCGGGGGATCTGCTCGCCATCCGCAATACCCTGATCGTGGCCCGCACCATCCGGCGCACGCTGGAGAATGTGGCCGCAGACGTCCCGAATCTGGTCAGCCTGGTGGATGGGTTACCGGTGGGGTTGGGGCTGGTGGACCTGATCGGCAAGACGATCTCGGACAGCGGTGAGGTGCAGGATTCGGCCTCGGAGAAGCTGGGTGAGATCCGCCGGGAGATGAAGATCACCTTCGAGCGGATGATGGCCCGGATGCAGAAATACATCTCCGACCCCAATACGGCGAAAATGCTGCAGGAACCGATCATCACTCAACGCAACGGCCGCAACGTGCTGCCTTTGCGGGCGGAATTCAAGGGGCGGATCAAGGCAGTGATCCATGACCAGTCGGCTTCGGGTGCAACCCTGTTCATCGAGCCGCTGGCTGTGGTGGAATGGAATAACCGCTACCGTGAGCTGGAGTTGGCCGAACGTGACGAAGTCCGCCGCATCCTGGCGGAACTGAGCCATTCGGTGGCGATGTACGCGGACACTCTCAATATGATGGTGACGGTGCTGGCAGTGCTGGACCTGGCCTTCATGCGCGCCCGCTATGCCGATGACCTGGATGCCAGCGAGCCGCAGTTACGAGCTTTACCTGAAACACCAAAGGGTAAACACCCCGGCAGCACGATCCGGCTATACAAAGCCCGGCATCCGCTTCTGGACCCGAAAAAAGTGGTGCCGCTGGATATTGATCTGGATAAGGAAACCTATGCCCTGGTGATCACCGGGCCGAACACGGGTGGCAAAACTGTGACGCTCAAAACGATTGGCCTGTTGGTGCTGATGGCGCAATCCGGCCTGCAGATCCCTGCCCAATCCGGCTCGGAGTTAACCGTGTTTGAAGACGTCTTTGCCGACATCGGCGATGAGCAGTCCATTGAACAATCGCTTTCCACTTTCTCCGGCCATGTGACCAACATTGTGGAGATCCTCAAATCCGCTGACAGTCACTCGCTGGTGCTGCTGGATGAGCTTGGCGCAGGCACGGACCCGCAGGAAGGTTCCGCCCTGGCCCGCGCGGTGATGACCCACCTATTGGACCGCAGCATCACCAGCATGATCGCCACCCATTACCCCGAACTGAAAGCCTATGCTCACGCCACGGAAGGCGTGTTGAATGCCAGTGTGGAATTTAACCTGAAGACTTTGCGCCCCACCTATCACCTGGTGATCGGCCTGCCGGGGCGTTCCAATGCGCTGGCGATTGCCGAGAGGCTAGGGCTGCCGGAGGAGATCATCGACTCAGCCCGGTCGGAGATCAACCCTGCGGACCTTAGGGCGGAGGACCTGCTGGATGAAATTCACCGCCAGCGAGACCTGGCGCGGCAATCCCGCGAGGAGGCTGACGAAGCCCGCCGCGAAGCCGAAGCGATCCGTAATGAGCTGGCGAACCGGCTGGATAAAATTGAGGATGAACGCTATGGCGTGCTGGAATCGGCCCGTGAAAGCGCCGAGAAAGACCTTGAGAGTTTGCGCGAGGAGATGGAGACGCTCCGCCGTCAACTGGTCAAAGCCCGCCAGCCGCTGGAGGCTGTGGACGAGGTGGAAGAGGTGGTGGAAGCGCTGGAAGAGGAAATCGCAGAGCCCGTTGTTCGCAAAACACCTTCAAAACCAGTGCGGAAGCCCAAAGGACCGTTACGCCTCGGCGAGAAGGTGCACCTGCGCTCAATTGACCAGGACGGCGTCGTGACGGCTATTGGCGAAGATGAAGTGGAAGTGCAGATTGGTATGCTGCGCATCCGGGCGCGCCTGGGGGATGTGATCCGCAAGGGTGAGCCGGAACCTGAGACCGCGCCCAAGCCGAAAAAGCCCAAAGCCGGCCGGGTGATATTACCCAGTACTCAGGACTCGCCGGGCGTGGAGCTCGATATCCGCGGTCAGCGGGTGGATGAGGGGCTGGATGCCCTTGATCGTTATATTGAACGCGCCTATCTGGTAGGATTGCCATTTGTGCGGATCATCCATGGTAAGGGTACCGGTCGCTTGCGCGATGCGGTCCGGGACGCCCTGACCGCTAACCCGCATATCAGCCGGATTGAATCCGGTGGACGGACGGAAGGTGGAGACGGCGTCACCGTCGCGCATCTCAAGAACAATTAA
- the ychF gene encoding redox-regulated ATPase YchF — translation MELGIIGLPQSGKTTLFNALTRGDVPTGISGGKVEVHTAVIDVPDERVDRLTEMFKSKKIVYAKVTYADVAGLEGKAAEGGISGPLLNTLGQMDGFIHVVRQFDSPLVPHRDGSIDPKRDLANMEAELIINDLILVERKLQRLEEERKRGGVGRDKAVVARETELFEKLQALLTEEIPLRNETFTDDEEFMISSYGFLSKKPQLIVVNHAEDQTPIEIETPFARTTVVSMPAKLEMDIAQLPAEEAEIFLVEYGIEEPGLNRFIKLSYDLLGLQSFFTAGDKETHAWTVARGALAPEAAGVIHSDMQKGFIRAEVVSYDDLITLGSFAEARNQGRLRVEGKKYVMQDGDVIEIRFNI, via the coding sequence ATGGAATTAGGCATTATCGGTTTACCCCAATCCGGCAAGACCACGCTCTTTAACGCACTAACCCGCGGCGACGTGCCCACAGGGATCAGCGGCGGTAAGGTGGAAGTGCACACCGCTGTGATTGACGTCCCGGATGAGCGCGTGGACCGGCTGACGGAGATGTTCAAATCCAAGAAGATCGTCTATGCCAAGGTGACCTATGCAGATGTGGCCGGGCTCGAGGGCAAGGCTGCGGAGGGCGGCATTTCCGGTCCGCTGCTCAACACCCTGGGCCAGATGGATGGCTTCATCCATGTCGTGCGCCAGTTCGACAGCCCCCTGGTCCCGCACCGGGATGGCAGCATTGATCCCAAGCGTGACCTGGCGAATATGGAAGCCGAATTGATCATCAATGACTTGATCCTGGTGGAACGCAAGCTCCAGCGGCTGGAAGAGGAACGCAAACGGGGCGGCGTGGGGCGGGACAAGGCTGTGGTGGCACGGGAGACGGAACTCTTTGAGAAGCTGCAAGCGCTGCTGACCGAGGAAATCCCCTTGCGCAACGAGACCTTCACCGATGATGAGGAGTTCATGATCTCAAGCTATGGTTTCCTCAGTAAGAAGCCCCAACTGATCGTCGTCAATCACGCAGAGGATCAGACCCCTATCGAGATTGAGACGCCTTTTGCCAGAACCACAGTGGTCAGTATGCCGGCCAAGCTGGAGATGGATATCGCCCAGCTGCCCGCTGAAGAGGCGGAGATCTTCCTGGTGGAGTATGGCATTGAAGAACCTGGGTTGAACCGGTTCATCAAGCTGTCCTATGACCTTCTGGGATTGCAGTCGTTCTTCACCGCTGGCGATAAGGAAACCCATGCCTGGACGGTGGCGCGTGGGGCGTTGGCGCCTGAGGCTGCCGGTGTGATCCATTCCGATATGCAAAAAGGATTCATCCGCGCCGAAGTGGTCTCGTATGATGACCTGATCACCCTGGGCAGCTTTGCAGAAGCCCGTAATCAGGGACGGCTGCGCGTGGAAGGCAAGAAATATGTGATGCAGGATGGGGATGTGATCGAAATCCGCTTCAATATTTAG
- a CDS encoding UvrD-helicase domain-containing protein: protein MADILNELNQQQKNAVAAPSGPVLVLAGPGSGKTRVLTYRVAYLIAVLGVQPYQILAVTFTNKAAREMESRVAGLLGNKADGLWLGTFHRICGRILRREASYLPVDHNFVIFDSDDQLTLIKRVIKEKRLNDKDYRPRQVHSLISKAKNDLLGPDEFPIEGYRDEVIAEIYQAYQAYLIASNAMDFDDMLLYAATLLETYPEVRKKYAQRFTHILVDEFQDTNMAQYKLLSHLASFHKNIFVVGDEDQSIYRWRGADYHNVERFMRDYPDAGKILLEQNYRSTQKILDGAVAVINENANRTQKKLFTDRGSGEAIVVKEAYDDKAEAEYVVETIDRQARMGLANESDFAVMYRTNAQSRQLEEAFRRANMPCRLVGTQRFYGRREVKDVIAYLRLIYNPRDEVSLARVINTPPRGIGSVTEQQLNAVARQAEMSSGEVLLAMNTEKGAPFVEALERSAQRLLPFSKLLRGWREKLNRITLGELFDEIVLDTDYESYIADESEEDQDRWGNVLELRQVLLEYEDRDLAEFLEAMALMADQDTLPDSLDAPTLMTLHAAKGLEFPQVFIIGLDEQFLPHSRSKDDAESMAEERRLFYVGMTRAKNRLYLTRALRRRTPYGSYEDMIPSRFLEDLPEELIKGKFTHSYDTTETYDRSSYQWETPFGSTSGRKKPTPPKAVEQRFQPEMQVMHPTYGKGVVRKSILEYGDETVEVYFEGLGLKALVASMSSLQILED from the coding sequence ATGGCAGATATACTCAACGAACTCAATCAACAACAAAAGAATGCTGTCGCCGCGCCGTCAGGACCGGTTTTGGTTTTGGCTGGGCCAGGCTCCGGAAAGACCCGGGTGCTGACCTATCGCGTGGCTTATCTGATCGCTGTGCTGGGCGTTCAGCCCTATCAAATCCTGGCGGTCACCTTCACCAATAAGGCGGCCCGCGAAATGGAAAGCCGCGTGGCGGGATTATTAGGCAATAAGGCGGATGGCCTTTGGCTGGGCACATTCCACCGGATATGCGGTCGAATTTTGCGCCGGGAAGCTTCCTACCTGCCCGTGGATCATAACTTTGTGATCTTCGATTCCGATGACCAGCTCACATTGATCAAACGGGTGATCAAAGAGAAACGCCTGAACGATAAGGACTATCGCCCGCGTCAGGTGCATTCCCTGATCAGCAAAGCCAAGAATGACCTCTTGGGACCGGATGAATTCCCTATTGAGGGCTATCGGGATGAAGTCATCGCAGAGATCTATCAGGCCTATCAGGCCTATCTGATCGCCAGCAACGCGATGGATTTTGACGACATGCTGCTCTATGCCGCCACGCTGCTGGAAACCTATCCGGAAGTGCGTAAAAAGTATGCTCAGCGCTTCACACATATCCTGGTGGACGAATTCCAGGATACCAATATGGCGCAGTATAAGCTGCTCTCTCACCTGGCATCTTTCCACAAGAACATCTTTGTGGTTGGCGATGAGGACCAGTCAATTTATCGTTGGCGCGGTGCAGACTATCACAATGTGGAAAGGTTCATGAGGGACTATCCCGATGCGGGCAAGATCCTCCTGGAACAGAATTACCGCTCCACTCAGAAGATATTGGATGGTGCGGTCGCGGTGATCAATGAGAACGCCAACCGGACCCAGAAGAAACTCTTCACGGACCGCGGCTCTGGTGAGGCGATTGTGGTTAAGGAAGCCTATGACGACAAGGCTGAGGCGGAATATGTGGTGGAAACCATTGACCGTCAGGCTCGTATGGGGCTGGCTAATGAATCGGATTTCGCGGTCATGTATCGCACCAACGCCCAATCCCGCCAACTGGAAGAAGCCTTTCGCCGGGCGAACATGCCCTGCCGGCTGGTTGGCACCCAGCGGTTTTACGGCCGCCGGGAAGTGAAGGATGTGATCGCTTACCTGCGGCTGATCTATAACCCTCGGGATGAGGTCAGCCTGGCAAGGGTGATCAATACGCCGCCCCGCGGGATTGGTTCTGTGACCGAACAGCAGCTCAATGCGGTTGCTCGCCAGGCCGAGATGAGCAGCGGGGAAGTGCTGCTGGCGATGAACACCGAAAAAGGAGCGCCCTTTGTGGAAGCGCTGGAACGCTCTGCCCAGCGATTGTTGCCCTTCAGCAAGCTGCTGCGGGGTTGGCGAGAGAAGCTGAACCGCATTACATTGGGCGAGCTGTTTGATGAGATCGTGCTGGATACGGACTATGAAAGCTACATCGCCGATGAAAGTGAAGAAGATCAGGACCGCTGGGGCAACGTCTTAGAACTGCGTCAGGTTCTGTTGGAGTATGAGGATCGGGATTTGGCGGAATTTCTGGAAGCGATGGCTTTGATGGCCGACCAGGATACTCTGCCCGATTCGTTGGATGCGCCCACCTTGATGACCCTGCACGCCGCCAAGGGGCTGGAATTCCCCCAGGTCTTCATCATTGGCCTGGATGAACAATTTCTGCCGCACAGCCGGTCCAAGGATGATGCTGAATCGATGGCGGAAGAGCGCCGCTTGTTCTATGTGGGGATGACCCGGGCCAAAAACCGGCTTTACCTCACCCGGGCGCTCAGGCGGAGAACCCCCTATGGCAGCTATGAGGATATGATTCCTTCCCGCTTCCTTGAGGATCTGCCGGAGGAACTAATCAAGGGTAAATTCACCCACTCCTATGACACGACGGAGACCTACGATCGGTCTTCTTACCAATGGGAAACGCCTTTTGGTTCGACCAGCGGACGTAAGAAGCCCACACCACCGAAAGCGGTTGAACAGCGATTCCAGCCAGAGATGCAGGTGATGCATCCCACCTATGGAAAAGGTGTGGTTCGAAAGAGTATATTAGAGTATGGGGATGAGACGGTTGAAGTCTATTTTGAGGGTTTGGGGTTGAAAGCGCTGGTGGCCTCAATGTCCAGCCTGCAGATCCTCGAGGATTGA
- a CDS encoding PD40 domain-containing protein: MKKSSLHLIGVLLVLMLVSLACRLTTATPASWSGTPTAEARKATNDAINATQQAAIGEEVPLLTPTATEVVATTTPRPTVAVDGPWLVFPAPDDPGLLLAYDVDAGVTLEISLPAPIYTSDLINGLSPDGHTLIVRAGSPLNTDEFALYQIDLPSTTVTKLTPLLSLVVQRKIVNEEGTRAFDTLRAVTREDGLAWSPDGRYLAFTAALNVTSSDLYLWDSTTGSIERLNGLYSHSASPFWSPSGNWLITQELGDYTEETGWRSEVVTGVSVPGFDNQNSLYLPSPGSQGEVFIGWLNAQTMMSYSQTADGPFELRQVNVDSLAESVLLGGAFRLAALDPNAPSYAFILDESQAVEKNMLSGVYLVAAGSAVRSLQMVGDWSGLYAEPNDLFIAVGVKGLIGFSANGSGFSLSDERMASVSPSGNWMVAWGTEEGGESGARLYQSTRGTILQTLTDLPVRDVVWQPDSMAFYLTTEDSIYRMAFPQLSLEFIAGGFDPENLPVITWVE, encoded by the coding sequence ATGAAAAAGTCCAGTCTACATCTGATAGGGGTATTGTTGGTGTTAATGCTGGTCAGCCTGGCTTGCCGGCTGACAACGGCAACCCCGGCTTCCTGGTCCGGCACGCCCACGGCTGAGGCCCGCAAGGCGACCAATGACGCGATCAATGCCACCCAGCAGGCTGCCATTGGGGAAGAGGTGCCCCTGCTGACCCCCACGGCAACAGAGGTCGTTGCGACGACCACGCCCCGCCCAACCGTCGCGGTCGATGGCCCCTGGCTAGTCTTCCCGGCACCTGACGATCCGGGCCTGCTTTTGGCTTATGATGTGGACGCCGGCGTGACTTTGGAGATCTCCCTGCCTGCGCCAATCTATACCTCCGACCTGATCAATGGACTTTCTCCTGATGGACACACCTTGATCGTCCGGGCGGGCTCGCCTTTGAACACAGATGAATTTGCGCTCTATCAGATTGACCTCCCTTCCACCACGGTCACCAAGCTGACACCCTTGCTGAGCCTGGTTGTGCAGCGGAAGATCGTGAATGAGGAAGGCACCCGTGCTTTTGACACCCTGCGAGCGGTCACCCGCGAGGATGGGCTGGCCTGGTCACCGGATGGGCGATACCTGGCTTTTACCGCCGCTTTGAACGTCACCTCGAGTGATCTCTATCTCTGGGATTCGACCACAGGCAGTATTGAACGGCTGAATGGGCTCTATTCCCACAGCGCGTCACCTTTCTGGTCCCCCAGCGGCAACTGGTTGATCACTCAGGAATTGGGCGATTACACGGAAGAAACCGGGTGGCGTTCGGAGGTTGTGACCGGGGTGAGCGTTCCCGGATTTGATAACCAGAACTCACTCTATCTGCCATCTCCCGGCAGCCAGGGAGAGGTTTTCATTGGCTGGCTGAACGCCCAAACGATGATGAGCTATTCCCAGACGGCGGATGGACCGTTCGAGCTGCGTCAGGTCAATGTGGATTCGCTGGCGGAGAGCGTTCTGCTGGGTGGGGCGTTCCGTTTGGCGGCTCTTGACCCCAATGCGCCATCCTATGCTTTTATCTTGGATGAAAGCCAGGCTGTTGAGAAGAATATGTTGAGCGGGGTCTATCTGGTGGCAGCCGGCAGCGCGGTTAGGTCACTGCAGATGGTGGGGGATTGGTCCGGGCTATATGCTGAACCGAATGACCTGTTCATTGCGGTGGGCGTCAAAGGGCTGATCGGCTTTTCAGCCAATGGCAGCGGTTTTTCGCTTTCGGATGAGCGGATGGCGAGTGTTTCCCCCAGCGGGAACTGGATGGTGGCCTGGGGCACGGAGGAGGGTGGTGAAAGCGGTGCCCGGCTTTATCAGAGTACCAGAGGCACGATCCTGCAAACCCTGACGGACCTGCCGGTTCGGGATGTGGTTTGGCAGCCTGATTCAATGGCGTTCTATCTGACCACTGAGGATTCGATCTATCGGATGGCATTTCCGCAGCTATCACTGGAGTTTATCGCCGGTGGCTTTGATCCGGAGAACCTGCCTGTGATCACCTGGGTGGAATGA